The nucleotide window CTTGATCATCGCGGGCCTTTCCGTCGTATCCAGCGGAGTCTATGAACGATATTATACGGTCAACGACATTCGTTACCACCACATCATCGACCCGGAGACGCTGATGCCGGCCGGCCGCTTTGCCCAGGTGACGCTCCTCTGTCCGGATTCGGGTCTGGCGGATGCGTTGTCCACGTACGTATTCAATCTGTCGGCGGAGGAGGGGATGCGCTACATCGAATCGTTGGAGAACATGGAAGCCTGCTGGGTGACCGGCGAGGGTGAAATCCTGTATTCCTC belongs to Deltaproteobacteria bacterium and includes:
- a CDS encoding FAD:protein FMN transferase produces the protein RQLESEGVQSLLLSVGGNVRAIGGKILNADNQESYWTIWIQYPDKTSDQEDMFALIIAGLSVVSSGVYERYYTVNDIRYHHIIDPETLMPAGRFAQVTLLCPDSGLADALSTYVFNLSAEEGMRYIESLENMEACWVTGEGEILYSSGFSAYIKASGKDRSDR